Proteins from a single region of Verrucomicrobiia bacterium:
- a CDS encoding outer membrane beta-barrel protein codes for MQRILRWIVFTSLAWGVFAPYARADFQLTDAIKEFGERRFVDLPPARLKAGPVIVHPSMRNKVEYDSNVFLEDTDGKKDTIFEVLPGVVLDLPVNKHRVTVGYEADMEFFGKGRDRTQNDQNQNFFTLANFHFTNGYVNVLEQLSETSGRAGTTFTSRIPRYDQSIYPKIGYRWKRLIFEEGFRHQVRDFRRQVDDSLDFQFTEWTSVIFYDLFARLKALVEYQLAQIDYDDSPTRQGTFNQFRIGLEGQPLPNLTTKIRIGPQFRNYQTSSKPDFYSWVADMSVEYQVRKNWKVSLDLTRKAVEATFFDIAYYKQHLAGVGIAYRIRPAWEVFTKTRVYRQDYAERATVGSQTGYRHDRYFNIKTGLRYEPRDWMQFELAYELARRHSNFSTFGYTDHIISLSSALLY; via the coding sequence GTGCAAAGAATTTTACGCTGGATAGTTTTCACATCACTCGCATGGGGCGTATTCGCTCCCTATGCCCGAGCTGATTTCCAGCTGACGGACGCCATCAAAGAATTCGGAGAAAGGCGTTTCGTCGATCTTCCTCCTGCCCGCCTCAAAGCCGGCCCCGTCATCGTCCATCCTTCCATGCGTAATAAGGTGGAGTACGACAGTAACGTTTTTCTGGAAGACACGGACGGCAAAAAAGATACGATCTTCGAAGTTTTGCCCGGTGTGGTCCTGGATCTGCCCGTCAATAAACACCGCGTGACCGTGGGCTATGAAGCGGACATGGAATTCTTTGGCAAGGGGCGAGACCGGACCCAAAACGATCAAAATCAGAATTTTTTTACTCTCGCCAATTTTCATTTTACGAACGGGTATGTAAACGTCCTCGAGCAGCTTTCGGAAACTTCAGGCCGCGCGGGAACGACCTTTACTTCCCGCATCCCGCGATACGATCAATCGATTTATCCAAAGATCGGGTACCGCTGGAAACGCCTCATCTTCGAAGAAGGGTTCCGCCATCAGGTCCGGGATTTCCGCAGGCAGGTCGACGATTCCCTCGACTTTCAGTTCACCGAGTGGACGAGCGTCATTTTTTACGATTTGTTCGCGCGACTCAAGGCTCTCGTGGAATACCAGCTGGCGCAGATCGACTACGATGACAGCCCTACGCGGCAAGGAACCTTCAACCAGTTCCGCATCGGTCTGGAAGGGCAACCCCTGCCTAACCTGACAACGAAAATTCGTATCGGCCCGCAGTTCCGAAATTATCAGACCAGCAGCAAGCCCGATTTCTATTCCTGGGTGGCGGATATGTCTGTGGAATACCAAGTGCGAAAGAACTGGAAGGTCAGCTTGGACCTCACCCGCAAAGCCGTGGAAGCTACTTTCTTTGACATTGCTTACTATAAGCAGCATCTGGCCGGGGTGGGCATCGCCTACCGGATCCGTCCGGCGTGGGAAGTCTTTACCAAGACGCGTGTTTACCGCCAGGATTATGCGGAAAGGGCCACCGTCGGCAGCCAGACGGGTTACAGGCACGACCGGTATTTCAATATCAAGACGGGCCTGCGCTATGAGCCCCGCGACTGGATGCAGTTCGAGCTGGCCTATGAGCTCGCCAGACGCCATTCCAATTTTTCGACTTTTGGTTATACGGACCATATCATTTCCCTATCGTCAGCCCTCCTTTATTAA
- a CDS encoding polysaccharide biosynthesis/export family protein: protein MIILAFLLSAIFCPPSQAAKKEVDSQSYKIGVGDLLGVEVYDEPDLTKEVRVLTDGFISFPLLGSIQAQGNTVRKLENMIRDKLAAKYLVNPQVTVFVKEFSNVFVSGEVKNPGPFPIYGTLTVFEAITLAGGFTEVANPSKVRILRNEKGHETSFEVDMLRFTKKGDSSQDMELQANDRVIVPRSLF, encoded by the coding sequence ATGATCATTCTGGCCTTTCTGTTGTCTGCCATTTTTTGCCCTCCGAGCCAGGCTGCGAAGAAAGAAGTCGATTCTCAAAGCTATAAGATTGGGGTCGGCGACCTTTTAGGGGTCGAAGTCTATGACGAGCCGGATTTGACCAAAGAAGTCCGAGTTCTGACGGACGGTTTTATCTCATTCCCGCTGCTGGGTTCGATCCAGGCCCAAGGCAACACCGTGCGTAAGCTTGAAAACATGATCCGCGATAAGCTTGCCGCCAAATACCTTGTGAATCCGCAAGTCACCGTCTTTGTCAAAGAATTCAGCAACGTGTTCGTCTCAGGCGAAGTCAAAAATCCCGGGCCGTTTCCCATTTACGGCACGCTGACGGTTTTCGAGGCCATTACGCTCGCGGGTGGATTTACTGAAGTCGCCAACCCGTCAAAGGTCCGCATTCTTCGCAATGAAAAAGGCCATGAGACGAGTTTCGAAGTGGACATGCTTCGATTCACCAAAAAGGGCGATTCGTCGCAGGACATGGAGCTGCAGGCTAATGACCGCGTCATCGTGCCCAGGAGCTTATTCTAA
- a CDS encoding polysaccharide biosynthesis tyrosine autokinase — MTELLTHGEVHLQDYLYILRKRAFVIFATFALIVCAGVYLTFRAQILYKATTTIMIEKENPNVVDFKEVMAFDSSSTDYYQTQYQMLKSRSLLEELIEVERLDEDPYLRGMRKGGLKKLIKRQKFLAGLLGPFLQERSLSSLIDKRIISVDPVRNSRLVYVSMTHPDPKKAARMANSLVNLFIKRNLENRFYISKQATELLSGQLEELKVKVSLAEKNLQTYKEKHELINIPSIREKDDFLQEARLELVKMQAEQARIATRYLPAHPKYINIKSQIDALKGKIEEEEAKKLSLGAVAIDYAQLEREADSARQIYETLLSRFQEMHSEAKTQASNVMVVDMAQPPERPFKPRPFLNLMIAVLSGIFFGIILAFFFEYLDATIKVPDDIEKGLGLELFGIIPKSAKDKNGPLGGEIFLSTGKPSQATEAFRALRTTLLFKLRHITGCRVIVVTSPNPSEGKSTVSLNLAAAFEQNHLKGLLIDSDLRKPKLHSRIGVAHDSGLTDILEGKVKPDDVIQKNVQGVGFDFLTSGTHSNRPTELLGGRSMAAFIEDMKKQYDVIIIDSPPFLAVADVAVLSEYMDSMIVVTKYQQTEKRHLKEIKRRFAELRNKIVGVVINQVSVQERDYYYHQYYYYGYGDAAKK, encoded by the coding sequence ATGACCGAACTTTTAACGCACGGCGAAGTCCATCTTCAGGACTACCTTTACATCCTGCGTAAAAGGGCGTTCGTCATTTTTGCGACGTTTGCCCTCATCGTCTGTGCCGGCGTCTACCTGACCTTTCGCGCCCAAATCCTTTACAAAGCGACGACGACCATCATGATCGAAAAAGAAAACCCGAATGTCGTCGACTTCAAAGAAGTCATGGCCTTCGATTCTTCTTCGACGGATTATTACCAGACGCAGTACCAGATGCTGAAAAGCAGGTCTCTTCTGGAAGAGCTTATTGAAGTCGAGCGTCTCGACGAAGATCCTTACCTTCGCGGCATGAGAAAGGGAGGCCTGAAAAAACTCATCAAGCGGCAGAAATTCCTTGCGGGCCTTCTGGGACCGTTCCTTCAAGAAAGGTCTCTCTCTTCGCTCATCGACAAGCGGATAATCTCAGTAGACCCCGTGCGCAATTCCCGGCTCGTGTATGTCAGCATGACCCATCCGGACCCAAAAAAAGCGGCGCGCATGGCCAATTCGCTGGTCAATCTTTTCATCAAGCGCAACCTTGAGAATCGCTTTTATATTTCCAAACAGGCCACAGAGCTGTTGTCCGGCCAGCTGGAAGAACTCAAAGTCAAAGTTTCGCTCGCGGAAAAGAATCTGCAGACCTACAAGGAAAAGCACGAGCTCATCAACATTCCTTCCATCCGCGAAAAAGACGACTTCCTGCAAGAGGCCCGCCTCGAGCTCGTCAAGATGCAGGCCGAGCAGGCAAGGATTGCGACGCGTTATCTGCCCGCGCACCCCAAGTATATCAACATCAAGTCCCAGATCGATGCATTGAAGGGGAAGATCGAGGAAGAAGAAGCGAAAAAACTGAGCCTCGGCGCCGTGGCGATCGATTATGCCCAGCTGGAGCGTGAGGCCGACAGCGCGCGGCAGATTTATGAGACGCTGCTGTCGCGCTTCCAGGAAATGCACAGCGAGGCTAAAACTCAGGCCAGCAACGTCATGGTCGTGGACATGGCGCAGCCTCCGGAACGGCCGTTCAAGCCGCGGCCTTTCCTCAATCTGATGATCGCCGTCCTCTCGGGCATTTTTTTCGGCATTATCCTGGCGTTTTTCTTCGAATATCTGGACGCAACCATCAAGGTCCCGGACGACATCGAAAAAGGCCTCGGGCTGGAACTTTTCGGAATCATTCCCAAGTCCGCCAAGGACAAAAACGGCCCCTTGGGCGGCGAGATCTTTCTTTCCACGGGAAAACCTTCGCAGGCGACGGAAGCTTTTCGCGCGCTCAGGACCACGCTGCTTTTCAAGCTGCGCCATATCACCGGCTGCCGCGTCATCGTGGTCACAAGCCCGAATCCCTCGGAAGGCAAAAGCACGGTCAGCCTGAATCTCGCGGCGGCCTTCGAACAAAATCATCTGAAGGGCCTGCTGATCGATTCCGACCTCCGCAAGCCCAAACTCCATTCCCGCATCGGCGTCGCGCATGACAGCGGCCTCACCGACATCCTCGAAGGCAAGGTCAAACCGGACGACGTGATCCAGAAGAACGTCCAGGGTGTGGGTTTTGACTTCCTGACTTCGGGAACGCATTCCAACCGGCCAACGGAACTGCTGGGCGGACGCTCCATGGCGGCCTTCATCGAGGATATGAAGAAGCAATACGACGTGATCATTATCGATTCGCCGCCTTTTCTGGCCGTTGCGGACGTCGCCGTCCTCAGCGAATACATGGATTCCATGATCGTGGTCACGAAATACCAGCAGACCGAGAAGCGGCACCTCAAGGAAATCAAACGACGTTTCGCGGAACTCCGCAATAAGATCGTGGGCGTCGTGATCAACCAGGTGAGCGTGCAGGAACGCGATTATTATTACCACCAATACTATTATTACGGCTACGGCGATGCGGCAAAAAAATGA
- a CDS encoding O-antigen ligase family protein: MSAARTLVLEAGIVFGVFFAPLAFGAVYPWGVLALSALFFLLFCLNSDTLLQFPSLPGYFRFSILLVLAWVLVQTQFFSVSPQQSRLELLQWLSFAALFMLCLKLPRTAVIWIFFFIVLAGTLESVYGLYEVLSGKEMILWHSKEYHRGFVTGTYINRNNYAGFMEMALGVHGGLMLRAFHKKQGSFGAVLLLLLGVSMFGLIKSGSRVGLMGFLLSIGFHSLFLWKKNVKGWFALLFILLACLGAGAALGWSTLSARFLEFGASLKTLDGRLIAWHDMIPMLRRYALTGTGLGNFQWVFPAYQSDRLLYGWQHAHNDYLELAAELGVPAAAVLITSFLSLWGASLSQADRKDFSSFVLVLGGLAGAGSVALHGFSDFNFAIPANAMTFVLILGLVTRLLQFNRQKILIKKNYD, from the coding sequence ATGAGCGCCGCGCGTACGCTCGTCCTTGAAGCCGGAATTGTCTTCGGTGTTTTTTTTGCTCCTCTGGCCTTCGGCGCTGTTTACCCCTGGGGCGTCCTGGCTCTCTCCGCGCTGTTCTTTCTTCTCTTTTGCCTGAATTCCGACACGCTTCTTCAGTTCCCTTCGCTGCCCGGCTATTTTCGTTTTTCGATTCTTCTCGTGCTGGCGTGGGTTCTCGTTCAGACGCAATTTTTTTCCGTCAGCCCGCAGCAAAGCCGGCTTGAACTTCTCCAGTGGCTGTCGTTCGCGGCGCTCTTCATGCTCTGCCTCAAACTACCGAGGACAGCCGTAATCTGGATTTTCTTTTTCATCGTCCTGGCCGGAACGCTGGAATCCGTCTACGGCCTCTACGAAGTCCTATCCGGCAAGGAAATGATCCTCTGGCATTCCAAGGAATACCACCGCGGCTTTGTTACGGGCACTTACATCAACCGCAACAATTACGCGGGATTCATGGAAATGGCGCTGGGCGTGCATGGCGGCCTGATGCTCCGGGCCTTTCACAAGAAACAGGGGAGTTTCGGCGCAGTCCTGCTTCTTCTGCTCGGCGTGTCCATGTTCGGCTTGATCAAAAGTGGCTCGCGGGTCGGCCTCATGGGCTTTCTCCTTTCGATCGGTTTTCACTCGCTTTTTTTGTGGAAAAAAAACGTCAAGGGATGGTTTGCGCTGCTCTTTATCCTGCTCGCGTGCCTGGGCGCCGGGGCCGCGCTGGGATGGAGCACGCTGTCCGCGCGCTTTCTGGAATTCGGAGCTTCTCTGAAGACTCTCGACGGGCGATTGATTGCCTGGCACGACATGATCCCGATGCTGCGGCGCTATGCTTTAACAGGAACGGGCCTCGGAAATTTTCAGTGGGTTTTTCCCGCTTATCAATCCGACCGGCTGCTTTACGGCTGGCAGCACGCGCACAACGATTACCTGGAGCTCGCCGCGGAGCTCGGCGTGCCCGCGGCCGCGGTCTTGATTACATCTTTCCTTTCTTTATGGGGGGCTTCCCTATCCCAGGCTGACCGCAAGGATTTTTCGTCATTCGTCCTGGTTCTTGGGGGATTGGCGGGAGCGGGAAGCGTGGCGCTGCATGGATTTTCCGACTTCAATTTTGCCATTCCGGCCAATGCGATGACGTTTGTGCTCATCCTGGGCCTGGTCA